The following proteins are co-located in the Tachysurus vachellii isolate PV-2020 chromosome 17, HZAU_Pvac_v1, whole genome shotgun sequence genome:
- the bscl2 gene encoding seipin isoform X2, with product MGSMMGPLLVWLQDVAAVTLLRARRTLLQAAILFCVLLLLLWVSIFLYGSFYYSYMPTVSFSTPVNFQYRSDCESADSILCSFPMANVSLLKNGKEQVLMYGQPYQVSLELEMPESPVNEQLGMFMIKMSCYTRDGKIVSSVARSAMLHYRSSLLQTLSTLVFSPVLLTGLSEQKQLIEVELYSDYRSDSYQPTIGAVLEIQARRVQIYSSQLRIHAYFTGIKYLLYNFPLTSAVIGVGSNFTFLSVILLFSYLQFIWGGLWPPEQVMMGDTTRLQMRREEALRRMRTTASAPNLKYEKEQEAPADRPAESKQTEGDLDTLGAISSVGESSQNEENDLNVTRVPEISVSDDSELDERATQDTSLRQRHGPWMRL from the exons ATGGGCTCGATGATGGGTCCTCTTCTGGTCTGGCTCCAGGACGTGGCAGCTGTGACACTGCTGAGGGCTCGGCGTACACTGCTGCAGGCCGCCATCCTCTTCTgcgtgctgctgctgctccttTGGGTGTCGATCTTTTTGTATGGCAGCTTCTACTACTCGTACATGCCTACTGTCAGCTTCTCTACGCCTGTGAACTTCCAGTACAG AAGTGACTGTGAATCTGCCGACTCTATACTCTGTTCCTTCCCTATGGCTAACGTCTCACTACTAAAAAATGGCAAAGAGCAG GTGTTGATGTATGGTCAGCCTTATCAAGTCTCCCTCGAACTGGAGATGCCAGAATCACCTGTTAATGAGCAGCTGGGCATGTTCATGATCAAAATGTCCTGCTACACCAGAGATGGAAAAATCGTGTCCAGCGTGGCTCGCTCT GCCATGCTGCATTATCGCTCCAGTCTCCTGCAGACCCTCAGCACCTTGGTGTTCTCCCCAGTGCTGCTCACAGGTCTGTCAGAGCAAAAGCAGCTTATAGAAGTAGAGCTCTACTCGGACTACAGATCGGACTCT tatcaGCCCACTATTGGGGCTGTGTTAGAGATTCAGGCTCGCCGCGTGCAGATCTACTCTTCCCAGCTTAGGATCCATGCCTACTTCACTGGGATTAA ATACCTCCTGTATAATTTCCCTTTAACATCAGCTGTCATAGGAGTCGGCAGTAACTTCACATTCCTCAGTGTGATTTTGCTGTTTAGTTATCTGCAGTTCATTTGGGGAGGTTTGTGGCCCCCAGAGCAG GTAATGATGGGAGACACAACACGTCTGCAAATGAGAAGAGAGGAAGCTCTGAGACGAATGCGCACAACGGCAAGTGCACCAA ACCTGAAGTATGAGAAGGAACAAGAAGCGCCTGCAGACCGACCAGCGGAGAGCAAGCAAACTGAAG GTGATCTTGATACGCTTGGAGCCATTAGTTCAGTCGGCGAATCTTCACAGAATGAAGAGAACG ATCTTAATGTTACACGTGTACCAGAGATCAGCGTCAGTGACGACTCTGAGCTCGATGAGAGAGCCACACAGGACACCAGTTTAAGGCAAAGACACGGGCCCTGGATGCGTCTGTGA
- the bscl2 gene encoding seipin isoform X1: MGSMMGPLLVWLQDVAAVTLLRARRTLLQAAILFCVLLLLLWVSIFLYGSFYYSYMPTVSFSTPVNFQYRSDCESADSILCSFPMANVSLLKNGKEQVLMYGQPYQVSLELEMPESPVNEQLGMFMIKMSCYTRDGKIVSSVARSAMLHYRSSLLQTLSTLVFSPVLLTGLSEQKQLIEVELYSDYRSDSYQPTIGAVLEIQARRVQIYSSQLRIHAYFTGIKYLLYNFPLTSAVIGVGSNFTFLSVILLFSYLQFIWGGLWPPEQVRVQVMMGDTTRLQMRREEALRRMRTTASAPNLKYEKEQEAPADRPAESKQTEGDLDTLGAISSVGESSQNEENDLNVTRVPEISVSDDSELDERATQDTSLRQRHGPWMRL; encoded by the exons ATGGGCTCGATGATGGGTCCTCTTCTGGTCTGGCTCCAGGACGTGGCAGCTGTGACACTGCTGAGGGCTCGGCGTACACTGCTGCAGGCCGCCATCCTCTTCTgcgtgctgctgctgctccttTGGGTGTCGATCTTTTTGTATGGCAGCTTCTACTACTCGTACATGCCTACTGTCAGCTTCTCTACGCCTGTGAACTTCCAGTACAG AAGTGACTGTGAATCTGCCGACTCTATACTCTGTTCCTTCCCTATGGCTAACGTCTCACTACTAAAAAATGGCAAAGAGCAG GTGTTGATGTATGGTCAGCCTTATCAAGTCTCCCTCGAACTGGAGATGCCAGAATCACCTGTTAATGAGCAGCTGGGCATGTTCATGATCAAAATGTCCTGCTACACCAGAGATGGAAAAATCGTGTCCAGCGTGGCTCGCTCT GCCATGCTGCATTATCGCTCCAGTCTCCTGCAGACCCTCAGCACCTTGGTGTTCTCCCCAGTGCTGCTCACAGGTCTGTCAGAGCAAAAGCAGCTTATAGAAGTAGAGCTCTACTCGGACTACAGATCGGACTCT tatcaGCCCACTATTGGGGCTGTGTTAGAGATTCAGGCTCGCCGCGTGCAGATCTACTCTTCCCAGCTTAGGATCCATGCCTACTTCACTGGGATTAA ATACCTCCTGTATAATTTCCCTTTAACATCAGCTGTCATAGGAGTCGGCAGTAACTTCACATTCCTCAGTGTGATTTTGCTGTTTAGTTATCTGCAGTTCATTTGGGGAGGTTTGTGGCCCCCAGAGCAGGTTAGAGTCCAG GTAATGATGGGAGACACAACACGTCTGCAAATGAGAAGAGAGGAAGCTCTGAGACGAATGCGCACAACGGCAAGTGCACCAA ACCTGAAGTATGAGAAGGAACAAGAAGCGCCTGCAGACCGACCAGCGGAGAGCAAGCAAACTGAAG GTGATCTTGATACGCTTGGAGCCATTAGTTCAGTCGGCGAATCTTCACAGAATGAAGAGAACG ATCTTAATGTTACACGTGTACCAGAGATCAGCGTCAGTGACGACTCTGAGCTCGATGAGAGAGCCACACAGGACACCAGTTTAAGGCAAAGACACGGGCCCTGGATGCGTCTGTGA
- the bscl2 gene encoding seipin isoform X3 — MPTVSFSTPVNFQYRSDCESADSILCSFPMANVSLLKNGKEQVLMYGQPYQVSLELEMPESPVNEQLGMFMIKMSCYTRDGKIVSSVARSAMLHYRSSLLQTLSTLVFSPVLLTGLSEQKQLIEVELYSDYRSDSYQPTIGAVLEIQARRVQIYSSQLRIHAYFTGIKYLLYNFPLTSAVIGVGSNFTFLSVILLFSYLQFIWGGLWPPEQVRVQVMMGDTTRLQMRREEALRRMRTTASAPNLKYEKEQEAPADRPAESKQTEGDLDTLGAISSVGESSQNEENDLNVTRVPEISVSDDSELDERATQDTSLRQRHGPWMRL; from the exons ATGCCTACTGTCAGCTTCTCTACGCCTGTGAACTTCCAGTACAG AAGTGACTGTGAATCTGCCGACTCTATACTCTGTTCCTTCCCTATGGCTAACGTCTCACTACTAAAAAATGGCAAAGAGCAG GTGTTGATGTATGGTCAGCCTTATCAAGTCTCCCTCGAACTGGAGATGCCAGAATCACCTGTTAATGAGCAGCTGGGCATGTTCATGATCAAAATGTCCTGCTACACCAGAGATGGAAAAATCGTGTCCAGCGTGGCTCGCTCT GCCATGCTGCATTATCGCTCCAGTCTCCTGCAGACCCTCAGCACCTTGGTGTTCTCCCCAGTGCTGCTCACAGGTCTGTCAGAGCAAAAGCAGCTTATAGAAGTAGAGCTCTACTCGGACTACAGATCGGACTCT tatcaGCCCACTATTGGGGCTGTGTTAGAGATTCAGGCTCGCCGCGTGCAGATCTACTCTTCCCAGCTTAGGATCCATGCCTACTTCACTGGGATTAA ATACCTCCTGTATAATTTCCCTTTAACATCAGCTGTCATAGGAGTCGGCAGTAACTTCACATTCCTCAGTGTGATTTTGCTGTTTAGTTATCTGCAGTTCATTTGGGGAGGTTTGTGGCCCCCAGAGCAGGTTAGAGTCCAG GTAATGATGGGAGACACAACACGTCTGCAAATGAGAAGAGAGGAAGCTCTGAGACGAATGCGCACAACGGCAAGTGCACCAA ACCTGAAGTATGAGAAGGAACAAGAAGCGCCTGCAGACCGACCAGCGGAGAGCAAGCAAACTGAAG GTGATCTTGATACGCTTGGAGCCATTAGTTCAGTCGGCGAATCTTCACAGAATGAAGAGAACG ATCTTAATGTTACACGTGTACCAGAGATCAGCGTCAGTGACGACTCTGAGCTCGATGAGAGAGCCACACAGGACACCAGTTTAAGGCAAAGACACGGGCCCTGGATGCGTCTGTGA
- the plvapa gene encoding plasmalemma vesicle associated protein a isoform X2, which produces MYNSGYNGGYSKAKLEWSAKKMHRPEEKGCGYYMKIIFFFSSLIQSLIIVSLVLFLVYGQPEQKIEEKRVQDLEQSYNKLNLEKMSLQDKVKNLTRHLNITITAKKAADKELNTLRDLAKNSSVSISSLQNKWQLCQTETNKRTVMNPICPPFHYGESRSCVYGLQKSEEMLKLVQANFTEQMTTMRIKIENGNKDKLLYQLEAIGLRRDKASLQERIEKYEKSCKEDFVHSLQGIPNVTREFLKKVDDLFMKHESFQLTCDKQSTKLEDIRVNCSSLSREVENKLQAYLDKVGSQVTAILGANAKYQTENKRLSEDATWCKGNLSATVEEKQRTLMQTQLKHDEEKERLLLQVRQLTENGKLNENLLSVKEIDIKILNEKVNGLNMSLTTCKASQRNLGQFSTGRSNSWVLGSAGSQVNGLGSIGQSTAGLSNAGSSGTSPLGRTGLVVPGVNNAGSSGTSGIRTSPFGAGTSHKSLNTCESFNVMRKQTKGSNIQCKDPDVYRIDVCRYR; this is translated from the exons aTGTACAACAGCGGGTATAACGGAGGCTATTCAAAAGCCAAACTGGAATGGTCAGCCAAGAAAATGCACAGACCAGAGGAAAAGGGTTGCGGTTACTACATGAagatcatcttcttcttttcttcactgATCCAGTCTCTCATCATTGTCAGTCTGGTGCTCTTTTTGGTTTACGGACAGCCGGAGCAGAAAATAGAGGAGAAGAGGGTCCAGGATTTGGAGCAGAGTTATAATAAGCTAAATCTGGAAAAAATGTCTCTTCAAGACAAAGTGAAGAACCTCACCAGACACCTGAATATCACGATTACGGCAAAGAAGGCTGCTGATAAAGAATTGAACACGTTACGTGACCTGGCCAAAAATTCCAGCGTTAGTATAAGTTCCTTGCAAAACAAATGG cAACTGTGTCAAACCGAGACGAACAAAAGGACAGTCATGAATCCCATTTGTCCCCCATTCCATTACGGCGAAA GCCGAAGCTGTGTGTACGGCCTTCAGAAATCTGAAGAAATGCTGAAACTTGTCCAGGCGAACTTCACCGAACAAATGACTACGATGAGAATTAAAATCGAAAACGGCAATAAAGACAAACTTTTATATCAACTGGAAGCGATCGGGCTGCGACGAGACAAAGCCTCCCTTCAAGAAAGGATCGAAAAGTATGAGAAATCGTGTAAGGAGGATTTTGTTCATTCTTTGCAAGGAATCCCGAACGTAACCAGGGAGTTTCTTAAAAAGGTTGATGATTTATTCATGAAGCACGAATCCTTCCAGCTCACGTGTGACAAACAAAGCACGAAGCTTGAAGACATTCGTGTAAACTGCAGCAGCCTGTCCAGAGAGGTAGAGAACAAGCTTCAGGCATATCTGGACAAAGTGGGGAGTCAAGTCACGGCTATTCTAGGCGCGAACGCCAAATaccaaacagaaaacaaacgaCTGTCAGAGGATGCCACGTGGTGCAAGGGGAACCTCAGTGCAACTGTTGAGGAGAAACAAAGGACTCTCATGCAAACCCAGCTGAAGCATGATGAAGAAAAGGAGAGGCTCCTGCTGCAGGTCAGACAGCTGACCGAAAATGGCAAACTTAATGAAAATCTACTGTCTGTGAAAGAAATCGACATTAAAATTCTTAACGAGAAGGTCAATGGCCTCAACATGTCATTGACCACTTGTAAG GCATCACAAAGAAATCTCGGACAATTTTCTACGGGAAGGTCCAACTCTTGGGTCTTGGGTTCTGCCGGGTCACAGGTGAACGGACTTGGTAGCATTGGACAAAGTACAGCAGGACTGAGCAATGCAGGTTCAAGCGGTACGAGTCCACTGGGTCGTACAGGTTTGGTTGTACCAGGGGTTAACAACGCAGGGTCGAGTGGAACATCCGGCATCAGAACATCGCCATTTGGAGCGGGAACCAGT CACAAATCACTCAACACTTGCGAGAGCTTCAACGTTATGCGAAAACAGACTAAAGGGTCCAACATCCAGTGCAAAGATCCAGATGTATACAGAATAGATGTATGTAGATACAGATGA
- the plvapa gene encoding plasmalemma vesicle associated protein a isoform X1 encodes MYNSGYNGGYSKAKLEWSAKKMHRPEEKGCGYYMKIIFFFSSLIQSLIIVSLVLFLVYGQPEQKIEEKRVQDLEQSYNKLNLEKMSLQDKVKNLTRHLNITITAKKAADKELNTLRDLAKNSSVSISSLQNKWQLCQTETNKRTVMNPICPPFHYGESRSCVYGLQKSEEMLKLVQANFTEQMTTMRIKIENGNKDKLLYQLEAIGLRRDKASLQERIEKYEKSCKEDFVHSLQGIPNVTREFLKKVDDLFMKHESFQLTCDKQSTKLEDIRVNCSSLSREVENKLQAYLDKVGSQVTAILGANAKYQTENKRLSEDATWCKGNLSATVEEKQRTLMQTQLKHDEEKERLLLQVRQLTENGKLNENLLSVKEIDIKILNEKVNGLNMSLTTCKASQRNLGQFSTGRSNSWVLGSAGSQVNGLGSIGQSTAGLSNAGSSGTSPLGRTGLVVPGVNNAGSSGTSGIRTSPFGAGTSVSDNQFSAQITQHLRELQRYAKTD; translated from the exons aTGTACAACAGCGGGTATAACGGAGGCTATTCAAAAGCCAAACTGGAATGGTCAGCCAAGAAAATGCACAGACCAGAGGAAAAGGGTTGCGGTTACTACATGAagatcatcttcttcttttcttcactgATCCAGTCTCTCATCATTGTCAGTCTGGTGCTCTTTTTGGTTTACGGACAGCCGGAGCAGAAAATAGAGGAGAAGAGGGTCCAGGATTTGGAGCAGAGTTATAATAAGCTAAATCTGGAAAAAATGTCTCTTCAAGACAAAGTGAAGAACCTCACCAGACACCTGAATATCACGATTACGGCAAAGAAGGCTGCTGATAAAGAATTGAACACGTTACGTGACCTGGCCAAAAATTCCAGCGTTAGTATAAGTTCCTTGCAAAACAAATGG cAACTGTGTCAAACCGAGACGAACAAAAGGACAGTCATGAATCCCATTTGTCCCCCATTCCATTACGGCGAAA GCCGAAGCTGTGTGTACGGCCTTCAGAAATCTGAAGAAATGCTGAAACTTGTCCAGGCGAACTTCACCGAACAAATGACTACGATGAGAATTAAAATCGAAAACGGCAATAAAGACAAACTTTTATATCAACTGGAAGCGATCGGGCTGCGACGAGACAAAGCCTCCCTTCAAGAAAGGATCGAAAAGTATGAGAAATCGTGTAAGGAGGATTTTGTTCATTCTTTGCAAGGAATCCCGAACGTAACCAGGGAGTTTCTTAAAAAGGTTGATGATTTATTCATGAAGCACGAATCCTTCCAGCTCACGTGTGACAAACAAAGCACGAAGCTTGAAGACATTCGTGTAAACTGCAGCAGCCTGTCCAGAGAGGTAGAGAACAAGCTTCAGGCATATCTGGACAAAGTGGGGAGTCAAGTCACGGCTATTCTAGGCGCGAACGCCAAATaccaaacagaaaacaaacgaCTGTCAGAGGATGCCACGTGGTGCAAGGGGAACCTCAGTGCAACTGTTGAGGAGAAACAAAGGACTCTCATGCAAACCCAGCTGAAGCATGATGAAGAAAAGGAGAGGCTCCTGCTGCAGGTCAGACAGCTGACCGAAAATGGCAAACTTAATGAAAATCTACTGTCTGTGAAAGAAATCGACATTAAAATTCTTAACGAGAAGGTCAATGGCCTCAACATGTCATTGACCACTTGTAAG GCATCACAAAGAAATCTCGGACAATTTTCTACGGGAAGGTCCAACTCTTGGGTCTTGGGTTCTGCCGGGTCACAGGTGAACGGACTTGGTAGCATTGGACAAAGTACAGCAGGACTGAGCAATGCAGGTTCAAGCGGTACGAGTCCACTGGGTCGTACAGGTTTGGTTGTACCAGGGGTTAACAACGCAGGGTCGAGTGGAACATCCGGCATCAGAACATCGCCATTTGGAGCGGGAACCAGTGTATCTGACAACCAGTTTTCAG CACAAATCACTCAACACTTGCGAGAGCTTCAACGTTATGCGAAAACAGACTAA
- the nxf1b gene encoding nuclear RNA export factor 1, whose protein sequence is MATADDSRFYSEHDDRVGPKHRRKGRGPFRAPLYSEQMSKQRHRGGQGGGGGGAGPRSRFDDDDGDIAMTDDSHDGGPQRRFTPYGRPQNRRNGRRGGKDIRGDGGNHRGRGNRGGGGGGGGGGGGGGGADGADGRKNWFRMTIPHGKKYEKQWLLSSLQSVSSVPFHPIQYHLEGNRAQFYIEDSSTAYALAKVSRKITDKDGYKVTVLLNQCPPPSLPQQDLKLEDLEHLKQCMSKRFDGSQQALDLNNIRVDPDLVSLNIDVALNRKNSMQAVLKIIEDNIPELVCLNLSNNRLHKLDDLSDLVRKVPNLKILNLSHNEIRSERELDRLKGLRLVELSLQRNPLCDHFNDQADYVSAIRERFPRLLKLDGHDLPAPIGFDLEVAPAVLPPCKPGYFGSEELKGLITYFLQQYYAIYDSADRQPLLNAYHDGAAFSLILPFSMQNPSRSSLAEYQKDSRNIKRVKDSTTRFRLLKHTRLNVVAFLNELPKTQHDIASFNVDVNTYTNTLLSFTVSGVFKEVDGSSRDSYRAFSRVFIAVSLGSGSLSIVNDEMFVRNATTEEIRRAFVAPAPTPSSSPVPTMSAIQQEMLTAFSLQSGMNLEWSQKCLQDNDWNFERAGQIFTDLKAQEKIPPIAFIK, encoded by the exons ATGGCGACAGCGGACGACTCCCGATTCTACAGTG aaCATGATGATCGTGTTGGACCTAAGCATCGCAGGAAAGGCAGGGGACCTTTCAGAGCACCACTGTACAGCGAACAGATGTCGAAGCAGAGACATCGTGGAGGCCAGGGTGGGGGAGGTGGAGGAGCTGGACCCAGATCTAGATTTGACGACGATGATGGGGATATCGCAATGACAGATGACTCTCATGATGGGGGACCACAACGCAGATT TACCCCTTATGGGAGGCCCCAAAATCGACGTAATGGTCGAAGAGGAGGAAAGGATATAAGAGGAGATGGTGGCAACCACAGGGGGCGAGGAaatagaggaggaggaggaggaggaggaggtggcgGTGGTGGAGGAGGCGGTGCAGATGGTGCTGATGGCCGTAAAAATTGGTTCAGGATGACT ATTCCCCAtgggaaaaaatatgaaaaacagtGGCTCCTCAGTTCCCTACAGAGCGTCAGCTCAGTGCCATTCCATCCCATTCAG TACCATCTAGAAGGAAACCGTGCGCAGTTCTACATCGAGGATTCCTCTACAGCATACGCATTGGCCAAAGTGTCCagaaaaatcacagacaaagATGGATATAAG GTAACAGTTTTGCTGAATCAGTGCCCGCCTCCAAGTTTACCTCAACAGGACCTGAAGCTAGAGGATCTGGAGCATTTGAAG CAATGCATGTCCAAGCGCTTTGATGGTTCACAACAGGCCCTTGATTTGAACAACATAAGAGTTGACCCAG ATTTGGTTTCCTTGAACATTGACGTGGCTCTTAATAGGAAGAACTCCATGCAGGCGGTCCTTAAGATCATTGAGGATAACATCCCTGAG CTGGTTTGTTTAAACCTAAGTAACAACAGATTGCACAAACTTGATGACCTCTCTGACCTGGTCAGGAAAGTTCCAAATCTGAAGATTTTGAATCTCTCACACAACGAG AtaaggtcagagagagagttggaCAGGCTGAAGGGGTTGAGGCTGGTGGAATTATCACTGCAGAGGAACCCTCTCTGTGATCACTTTAATGACCAGGCCGACTACGTCAG TGCCATACGAGAGAGGTTCCCCAGGCTGCTCAAACTG GATGGACACGATCTACCTGCTCCCATCGGTTTTGATCTGGAGGTTGCTCCAGCCGTTCTTCCTCCATGCAAG CCCGGTTACTTTGGATCAGAAGAACTGAAGGGCCTCATCACCTACTTCCTGCAACA GTATTACGCTATATACGACTCGGCAGACAGACAGCCGCTGCTCAATGCTTATCATGATGGAGCAGCGTTCTCGCTCATTCTCCCGTTCTCCATGCAGAACCCTTCCAG AAGCAGTTTAGCAGAGTACCAGAAAGACAGTCGAAACATCAAGAGAGTGAAAGATTCCA CTACAAGGTTTCGCTTGCTGAAGCACACGCGGCTGAACGTGGTCGCGTTTCTGAACGAGCTCCCCAAAACCCAGCACGACATCGCCTCGTTTAATGTCGACGTCAACACCTACACC AACACCTTGCTGTCATTCACAGTCAGTGGCGTGTTTAAAGAAG TGGATGGCAGCTCTCGTGACTCATACAGAGCCTTCTCTCGGGTGTTCATCGCCGTGTCTCTTGGAAGCGGAAG CCTGAGTATTGTGAACGATGAGATGTTTGTCCGAAATGCCACAACGGAGGAGATTCGACGAGCGTTTGTGGCTCCAGCCCCAACCCCCTCCAGCAGTCCTGTGCCCACAATGTCTGCCATACAACAGGAAATGCTCACTGCGTTCTCTCTACAGTCAGGAATGAACCTTGAGTGGTCTCAAAA GTGCCTGCAAGACAACGACTGGAATTTTGAACGCGCTGGTCAGATTTTCACAGACCTTAAG GCCCAAGAAAAGATCCCACCGATCGCTTTCATAAAgtga